The Clavelina lepadiformis chromosome 1, kaClaLepa1.1, whole genome shotgun sequence genome segment TAACTCAAGTCTTAAGTGAAATGGAGCCCATTCCTGTAGAACATAATGATGATGAAAGCTATGTAGGTTTGCATTGTTTCAGTTTTCCATTTGAGAAGATAACACAATCAACTGATTTCAAAGAAGACGGTGTGTGAAGAGCATTTAGTTTAAACCTTACAATATtgattttatcacaaaatattaattgtGTATATAGCTGCGGTGtacttatatatataatatttaacTAACAACCTGTATTTTTtgcactgttttttttttctagcCACATTATGTAGGAGTCTACACAAGCTTCTTAATTGTGATTAATAACTAACTTAAACCAgacacacaaaatttaacatCTGCCATTTTATATACCtgcttattaatttttttgttagttGCATACACTGAGAGACCAAAACCCAAGCCTGTGGAGTTGCCATTGACAAGCATTCATGCAAGAGAAAATGATGCAATTATTTCAGGTATGTAGCATTTCAAACTCCAATCAAGACGTTTTGAAGCTAATGAACGTAGGATTATTGAATTTTGTTCCGTGGGAAACTTGCATGTAATGTAGATGCATTGCAAGGCAAAAACTGAGTAGTTCCCCAGGGTTCAGCTGAAAAGTTTGAGATCGATTGTACACAAGTTTCtgaatttagaaaaaaacttaaaagttaATGTGTATCATTAAGTTGCTCCTGTGTACAGGATGTTCCctttttttggtgaaaaagTCATACAAAATTTGTTCTGCGACTGTAGCCAACCAACTTGAATAAAGTAATTAAGTGTTAACTGTACTAGGCAAAAGGCATTCATTCTGCATACACACCAGACATGATAGTAGCTGATTGTATCAAGCGTATACATACAAGTGTGCATGTAGAATACCTGGACAAAAATAGAGTTCACAGAAGTTTGTACAATTAATATATTTCTTCATGCAGAGTCaatttttgtcatttcatCTGTAATGGAAAGATACCGACATGGGCCACCTGCAGAAATTCCCTACCACCTGCAGAAATTTCAAACCTCGCCACCCAAGCTTGAGTTAATTTCTGtatgtttataatttttaatataaatCTGAAACATATTGTATATATGGTGTGAAATATAAATTATAACTTAAAGTTAAATTCAGGAAGTTTTGTAACAACATATATCAAACTTGTCGTCGTCGTTTTGGTTTTCAACTGAACGTCGTTTTGGTTTTCATTTTCCCGGTATTAGTGTCAACTGTAGATgatgttttttgaattttattacagccatttattgatattattacaaccatttcaaatttaattctTCAATCTTTACATTagattattttttaataacttaataGCAGTATTTATTGTATAGCATGGCCTAATCTTATTTGCGTGCAGCGGAAACTCCTTAATTTACTTCACTCAACTAAACATACGTTTAGTATATAGTATAAACAATAGTATATATCTTCGcactaacaaaaatattttgaaaaaagatttgcaaattccaattaataaaagttaaacatagacatatttttattattcttTTGCCAAAACCGGTAAGGCTATGTAGCCAGAAATATACCtatgtttaactttaatcAAGTGGAATATGCaaatcttttttcaaaatatttttgtcagtGCGAAGAAATATACTATTAACAGTATTTGTCTCAAAATCAGTCAAAAAAACATTCATCAGGTTATCTTAAAGTGTATGCAGCTGCTCTTTCAAATGTATGAAATAGGTTTTGAAGTTTAATTGGTGcaattatttcaacaaaatatcaGTTTAATGGGCAGCTTCATTATCAAGTTAAGCAAGATCAGATAactcaaattttaaataatagaGTTAACTAGCACCagtttacttgtttttttgctcttacaatataatatatatattcagtttttaaaaagttgtGCTTCTTCATATTTAGAGTTTTTATGTCGATGGTAACCTGGGCATCATGGTTGCAGCAGGAAACAAAGTGTTCCTACTTGGACCACGAGTGTACTGTATCGATACTGATGAAGAAAATCCCAAATGGACGGAAAAAAAGTCAATGAATGAGCCAAGAATGTGTCTCTCAGCTGTTGTGTTTAAAGGTCCTTTTAGAATTAAACatcttgtaattttttgtattacttTAGACTGTAACTGTTTTTCGTAACATTAGAAATTAGTTACGGTAAATGTCTGTCTGGCGATATCATTGCTTTGCTTCCTTGTCTTTTATGATTTGTTGTTGATGTAGGCAAAATCTATGTCATTGGTGGACAGAGCAAAAGGAAAGAAACGCCAACGATTTTTCAAAGTGTGAAAGATTTAGGTGAGTTTTGTGGCGTTCAAAGtaaacatcaaaatatttccaattgGAACTAGTTACAGCAGTGAAATGATACTGAGCTGTTTTCATCTTTATCGGTAGTAGGTTGTCATCGGTGTTTCCAACCCAGGTTTTCTTGAACCCATTTTTTGTGCAGCCCGaaagttaagttttaaaatttaaacactc includes the following:
- the LOC143445657 gene encoding uncharacterized protein LOC143445657 isoform X3, coding for MERCWAKNPCDRPQIESVQDELKAMNDKNDFERQLPQMVTQVLSEMEPIPVEHNDDESYVGLHCFSFPFEKITQSTDFKEDVAYTERPKPKPVELPLTSIHARENDAIISESIFVISSVMERYRHGPPAEIPYHLQKFQTSPPKLELISSFYVDGNLGIMVAAGNKVFLLGPRVYCIDTDEENPKWTEKKSMNEPRMCLSAVVFKGKIYVIGGQSKRKETPTIFQSVKDLVILRNNFAYANSLLVSTESYDIAADTWTYESGMSGLRFDFPRMDDHAEMKAFNLLLKNILRYMYFGSRTRYILHAQTRQK